One Meiothermus sp. QL-1 DNA segment encodes these proteins:
- the rpsC gene encoding 30S ribosomal protein S3 — translation MGNKIHPIGLRLGITRDFESRWYAGKKTYAKVLAEDRMIRELIEKELQPAGLARIDIERAADNVAITVHAARPGVVIGRGGETIKRLRELLQSKFPGRTVALNVQEVPNPNLSAPLVAQRVAEQIERRFAVRRSIKQAVQRVMEAGAKGAKVIVSGRIGGAEQARVEWAAEGRVPLHTLRANIDYGTARAETTYGSLGVKAYIFLGEIIGSKKTGTVAVARPAASKREEGKPRRRSAVRKAGAAKEGGE, via the coding sequence ATGGGTAACAAGATTCATCCCATAGGTCTGCGCCTGGGCATTACCCGCGACTTCGAGTCGCGCTGGTACGCGGGCAAGAAAACCTACGCCAAGGTCCTGGCGGAAGACCGCATGATCCGCGAGCTCATCGAAAAGGAGCTGCAGCCAGCGGGCCTGGCCCGAATCGACATCGAGCGCGCCGCTGACAACGTGGCGATCACGGTGCACGCCGCCCGACCCGGGGTGGTCATTGGGCGAGGGGGCGAGACCATCAAGCGCTTGCGGGAGCTTTTGCAAAGCAAGTTTCCCGGGCGCACCGTGGCCCTCAACGTGCAGGAGGTGCCCAACCCCAACCTCTCCGCACCCCTGGTGGCCCAGCGGGTGGCCGAGCAGATTGAACGTCGCTTCGCTGTGCGCCGCAGCATCAAGCAGGCGGTGCAGCGCGTCATGGAGGCCGGGGCTAAGGGGGCTAAGGTGATCGTCTCTGGCCGCATTGGAGGAGCTGAGCAGGCCCGGGTGGAGTGGGCGGCGGAGGGCCGCGTGCCCTTGCACACCCTGCGGGCCAACATCGACTACGGTACGGCTCGAGCCGAGACCACCTACGGCTCCTTGGGGGTCAAGGCCTACATCTTCCTGGGCGAGATTATCGGCAGCAAAAAGACAGGTACGGTGGCCGTGGCCCGCCCGGCTGCGTCCAAGCGGGAGGAGGGCAAGCCCCGTCGCCGCTCGGCGGTGCGCAAGGCCGGTGCCGCTAAGGAAGGGGGGGAGTAG
- the rplP gene encoding 50S ribosomal protein L16, with protein MLMPKRMKYRKAHRGRLKGTTKGGDYVAFGEWGLVAMEPSWITSQQIEAARVAMVRHFRRGGKIFIRIFPDKPYTKKPLEVRMGKGKGNVEGYVAVVRPGRVMFEVSGVSEEQAREALRLAGHKLPIKTKVVRRDAYDEAQ; from the coding sequence ATGTTGATGCCCAAGCGCATGAAGTACCGCAAGGCCCACCGGGGCCGGTTGAAGGGCACCACCAAGGGGGGCGACTACGTGGCCTTCGGGGAGTGGGGCCTGGTGGCTATGGAGCCGAGCTGGATCACCAGCCAGCAGATTGAGGCGGCCCGTGTGGCCATGGTGCGTCACTTCCGCCGCGGGGGCAAGATTTTCATCCGCATCTTCCCCGATAAGCCCTACACCAAGAAGCCCCTCGAGGTGCGGATGGGTAAGGGTAAGGGCAACGTGGAGGGGTACGTGGCTGTGGTGAGGCCGGGCCGGGTGATGTTTGAGGTCTCCGGGGTGAGCGAGGAGCAAGCCCGGGAGGCGCTGCGGCTGGCCGGACACAAGCTGCCCATCAAGACCAAGGTGGTGAGACGCGATGCCTACGACGAAGCCCAGTGA
- the rpmC gene encoding 50S ribosomal protein L29: MPTTKPSELRKLSEAELQKRIQERKKELMELRFQASIGQLEKNHRIREVRREIARMLTILGEKARQKGASHA, encoded by the coding sequence ATGCCTACGACGAAGCCCAGTGAGCTGCGCAAGCTCTCTGAAGCTGAGCTGCAGAAGCGGATTCAGGAAAGGAAAAAGGAACTTATGGAGCTGCGCTTTCAGGCCAGTATCGGGCAGCTTGAGAAAAACCACCGGATCCGCGAGGTCCGGCGGGAGATCGCCCGGATGCTCACCATCCTAGGCGAGAAGGCGCGGCAGAAGGGAGCCAGCCATGCCTAA
- the rpsQ gene encoding 30S ribosomal protein S17, giving the protein MPKKVLTGVVVSDKAQKTVTVLVERQMRHPLYGKVIKRSKKYLAHDENEQYKLGDVVQIRESRPISRRKRFVVVGRLEEGRMDLVERYLLRKERGNA; this is encoded by the coding sequence ATGCCTAAGAAGGTGCTGACCGGCGTGGTGGTGAGCGATAAGGCTCAGAAGACCGTTACGGTCCTGGTGGAGCGCCAGATGCGCCACCCGCTCTATGGCAAGGTGATCAAGCGCTCGAAGAAGTACCTGGCCCACGACGAGAACGAGCAGTACAAGCTGGGCGATGTGGTGCAGATTCGCGAGTCCCGCCCCATTTCCCGCCGCAAAAGGTTTGTGGTGGTGGGGCGGCTCGAGGAGGGCCGGATGGACCTGGTAGAGCGCTACCTTTTGCGTAAGGAGCGTGGTAACGCATGA
- the rplN gene encoding 50S ribosomal protein L14 translates to MIQQETVLEVADNTGARKIACIRVLGGHHRKYASVGDVIVASVKEAIPRAMVKEGDVVKAVVVRTAKEVRRPDGSSIRFDTNAAVIINAQNEPRGTRVFGPVARELRERGFMKIVSLAPEVL, encoded by the coding sequence ATGATTCAGCAGGAAACCGTGCTGGAGGTGGCCGACAACACTGGGGCGCGTAAAATCGCCTGCATCCGGGTTTTGGGCGGCCACCATCGCAAGTACGCCAGTGTGGGGGATGTGATTGTGGCCTCGGTCAAGGAGGCCATCCCTCGAGCCATGGTCAAGGAGGGGGACGTGGTCAAGGCGGTGGTGGTGCGCACGGCCAAAGAGGTGCGCCGGCCGGATGGCTCCTCCATTCGCTTCGACACCAATGCCGCGGTCATCATCAACGCCCAGAACGAGCCCCGCGGCACCCGTGTGTTTGGGCCGGTGGCCCGCGAGCTGCGAGAGCGCGGCTTTATGAAGATTGTTTCGCTGGCCCCGGAGGTGCTTTAA
- the rplX gene encoding 50S ribosomal protein L24 gives MKVHVKKGDTVLVLSGKEGLRGKTGKIKAVMPKEGLVVVEGLNLVKKAVRPNPRNPQGGFIEVEAPIHASKVMPICPSCEKPTRVRKKFLPDGTKVRACAKCDGVLDTK, from the coding sequence ATGAAGGTGCATGTCAAAAAAGGGGATACCGTGCTGGTTCTCTCCGGTAAGGAGGGGCTGCGCGGCAAGACCGGGAAGATTAAGGCGGTGATGCCCAAGGAGGGGCTGGTGGTGGTGGAGGGGTTGAACCTGGTCAAGAAGGCGGTTCGCCCCAACCCCCGCAACCCCCAGGGGGGCTTCATCGAGGTAGAGGCGCCCATCCACGCCTCTAAGGTGATGCCCATCTGCCCAAGTTGTGAGAAGCCCACCCGGGTGCGCAAGAAGTTCCTGCCCGACGGCACCAAGGTCCGGGCCTGCGCTAAGTGCGACGGCGTGTTGGATACCAAGTAA
- the rplE gene encoding 50S ribosomal protein L5 has translation MPLDVALKKRYLEEVRPALMKRFGYTNVMAVPRLVKIVINQALGEAKDDSRILERAGKELAFITGQQPAITRAKKSISNFKLRQGMPIGLRVTLRGDRMWIFAEKLVHIALPRIRDFRGLNPNAFDGRGNYNLGLKEQSIFPEITYDMVDAVRGMDIAIVTTARTDEEARALLEYLGFPFRKS, from the coding sequence ATGCCGCTGGATGTTGCCCTCAAGAAGCGATACCTAGAGGAAGTGCGCCCAGCGCTGATGAAGCGCTTTGGCTACACCAACGTTATGGCGGTGCCGCGCCTGGTTAAGATTGTGATCAACCAGGCCCTGGGCGAGGCCAAGGACGACAGCCGGATTCTGGAGCGGGCGGGCAAGGAACTGGCCTTCATCACCGGCCAGCAGCCGGCCATTACCCGGGCTAAGAAGTCCATCTCCAACTTCAAGCTGCGCCAGGGCATGCCCATCGGTCTGCGGGTTACCCTGCGGGGGGACCGGATGTGGATATTTGCCGAGAAGCTGGTGCACATTGCCCTGCCCCGCATCCGCGATTTTCGCGGGCTCAACCCCAATGCCTTCGATGGGCGGGGGAACTACAACCTGGGCCTGAAGGAACAGTCCATCTTCCCTGAGATTACCTACGATATGGTGGATGCGGTGCGTGGAATGGATATCGCCATCGTTACCACCGCCAGGACCGATGAGGAAGCCCGGGCACTTCTAGAGTACCTTGGCTTTCCCTTCCGCAAGTCGTGA
- the rpsN gene encoding 30S ribosomal protein S14, with translation MAKKSQVERMKRKLKTMAKYAAKRAALKAAGDYAALAELPRDASPTRHKNRCAVTGRARAYIRYFGLSRLQFREMAHKGLLPGVKKASW, from the coding sequence ATGGCCAAGAAGTCGCAGGTGGAGAGGATGAAGCGCAAGCTCAAAACCATGGCCAAGTATGCGGCCAAACGGGCGGCCCTGAAGGCGGCCGGGGACTACGCTGCGCTGGCCGAGCTGCCCCGGGATGCCAGCCCTACCCGCCACAAGAACCGCTGTGCGGTGACGGGTCGGGCCCGCGCGTACATCCGGTACTTTGGGCTTTCCCGCTTGCAGTTCCGCGAAATGGCCCACAAGGGCCTGCTGCCTGGGGTTAAGAAGGCGAGCTGGTAG
- the rpsH gene encoding 30S ribosomal protein S8, translated as MLSDPIADMLTRIRNGVMVYKESVDVPASKFKEAIARILVEEGFLRRVERIEVDGKPVLRLFLKYGPRREKVIQHIRRISRPGRRVYVTAENLPRVRRGLGLAIISTSKGLMPDREARKLGVGGEVICEVW; from the coding sequence ATGCTCAGCGATCCTATTGCCGATATGCTGACCCGGATCCGCAACGGGGTCATGGTGTACAAGGAGAGTGTGGACGTTCCCGCCTCCAAGTTCAAGGAAGCGATTGCCCGCATCCTGGTGGAGGAGGGTTTCCTCAGGCGCGTGGAGCGCATTGAGGTGGACGGTAAGCCGGTGCTGCGCCTTTTCCTGAAGTACGGCCCTCGCCGGGAAAAGGTTATCCAGCACATCCGGCGCATCAGCCGCCCGGGGCGGCGGGTTTATGTGACGGCGGAAAACCTGCCCCGGGTGCGCCGGGGCCTGGGGCTGGCCATCATCTCCACCTCCAAGGGGCTCATGCCCGACCGCGAGGCGCGCAAGCTCGGGGTAGGGGGAGAGGTCATCTGCGAGGTCTGGTAG
- the rplF gene encoding 50S ribosomal protein L6 — protein sequence MSRIGKQPIPLPKGVTVEVGAGVVRVKGVKGELAVPVHPDLIVKNENGVLTVSRPSDSRTHKSLHGLTRTLLANAVQGVSVGYVKELVISGTGYRAALQGKNLELTVGHSHKDIVAPPPGIAFEVPEPTRIRVVGIDKQLVGQVAANVRAVRPPDAYHAKGIRYANEVVRTKPGKAAGK from the coding sequence ATGTCGCGAATTGGTAAGCAACCCATTCCCCTGCCCAAAGGGGTGACCGTGGAGGTGGGCGCGGGGGTGGTCAGGGTCAAAGGGGTCAAAGGGGAGCTCGCGGTGCCTGTGCACCCCGACCTAATCGTGAAGAACGAAAACGGGGTGCTAACCGTAAGCCGCCCTTCGGACAGCCGCACCCACAAAAGCCTTCACGGTCTCACCCGTACCCTGCTCGCCAATGCGGTGCAGGGGGTTTCGGTAGGGTATGTGAAGGAGCTGGTCATCAGCGGTACCGGTTACCGGGCTGCCTTGCAGGGCAAGAACCTCGAGCTCACCGTGGGCCACAGCCACAAGGACATTGTGGCCCCACCTCCAGGGATTGCCTTCGAGGTGCCCGAGCCCACCCGGATTCGGGTGGTGGGGATTGACAAGCAGCTTGTGGGCCAGGTGGCGGCCAACGTGCGGGCTGTGCGTCCGCCCGATGCCTACCATGCCAAAGGCATTCGTTACGCCAACGAGGTGGTCAGGACCAAGCCCGGCAAGGCTGCTGGTAAGTGA
- the rplR gene encoding 50S ribosomal protein L18 produces the protein MARLSTEERRKFRVRNAVKASGRLRLSVYRSLQHIYAQIIDDSQGRTLAAASSLALKLTGNKTEVARKVGLAIAEAAKAKGITKVVFDRGAYKYHGRVKALAEGAREGGLEF, from the coding sequence GTGGCACGTCTTTCCACCGAAGAGCGTCGGAAATTCCGGGTGCGCAACGCTGTCAAGGCCTCGGGACGCCTGCGCCTTTCCGTCTACCGCAGCCTGCAGCACATTTACGCCCAGATCATCGATGACAGCCAGGGGCGCACCCTGGCGGCAGCCTCGAGCCTGGCCCTCAAACTCACCGGCAACAAGACCGAGGTAGCCCGGAAGGTGGGGCTGGCCATCGCCGAGGCCGCCAAGGCCAAGGGCATCACCAAGGTGGTCTTCGACCGGGGGGCCTACAAGTACCACGGGCGGGTCAAGGCCCTGGCCGAGGGGGCCCGCGAAGGAGGACTGGAGTTCTGA
- the rpsE gene encoding 30S ribosomal protein S5 translates to MPETDFEEKMIFVRRTSKTYQGGRRFRFGALVAVGDRQGRVGLGLGKAKEVPLAVQKANHYAKRDMIEVPIQNGTIPHEVSVTWGSSTILLRPAAPGTGVIAGQVPRAILELAGITDILTKELGSRNPINIAYATMEALRQLQTWEDVKRLRKTPEPEEVS, encoded by the coding sequence ATGCCGGAAACCGACTTTGAAGAGAAGATGATCTTCGTGCGCCGCACCTCCAAAACCTACCAAGGAGGCCGCCGCTTTCGTTTTGGCGCTTTGGTGGCGGTGGGGGACCGCCAGGGCCGGGTGGGTCTGGGCCTGGGTAAGGCCAAGGAGGTGCCTTTGGCGGTGCAGAAGGCCAACCACTACGCTAAACGGGATATGATCGAGGTGCCCATCCAAAACGGCACCATTCCCCACGAGGTGAGCGTGACCTGGGGTTCCTCCACCATCCTGCTGCGCCCAGCGGCCCCGGGCACAGGGGTCATTGCCGGCCAGGTGCCCCGGGCCATTTTAGAGCTGGCGGGCATCACCGATATCCTGACCAAGGAACTGGGCTCGCGCAACCCCATCAACATCGCCTACGCCACCATGGAAGCCTTGCGCCAGCTCCAGACCTGGGAGGATGTCAAGCGCTTGCGCAAGACGCCGGAGCCCGAGGAGGTGTCCTGA
- the rpmD gene encoding 50S ribosomal protein L30, protein MGTLKVRLVKSPIGYPKDQKSALKVLGLTKMHRVRELPDTPAVRGQIRKVAHLVEVLE, encoded by the coding sequence ATGGGAACCCTCAAGGTCCGGCTGGTCAAGAGCCCGATCGGCTACCCCAAGGACCAGAAATCGGCCCTGAAGGTTTTGGGGCTTACCAAGATGCACCGTGTGCGGGAGCTACCGGATACCCCGGCGGTGCGGGGGCAGATTCGCAAGGTGGCCCACCTGGTGGAGGTGCTGGAATGA
- the rplO gene encoding 50S ribosomal protein L15, translating into MKLTDIRPNEGANKRRKRVGRGPGSGHGKTAGRGHKGQKSRSGGVKNPARFEGGRSTLIMRLPKRGMKNYSTGELKRVEYQVVNLGAIAKRFTSGEVNPEALVQAGLVRPGYPVKVLAHGEASAVRVHAHKFSQAAIEKLKAAGGEAVVLEGA; encoded by the coding sequence ATGAAGCTGACCGATATTCGCCCCAACGAGGGCGCCAACAAGCGGCGCAAACGGGTTGGCCGGGGGCCAGGCTCCGGCCACGGAAAGACGGCAGGGCGGGGTCACAAAGGGCAGAAGTCGCGCTCGGGGGGGGTGAAGAACCCGGCCCGTTTTGAGGGGGGGCGCTCCACCCTGATCATGCGTCTGCCTAAGCGGGGCATGAAGAACTACTCCACCGGGGAGCTCAAGCGGGTGGAGTACCAGGTGGTGAACCTGGGGGCCATCGCCAAGCGCTTCACCTCGGGAGAGGTCAACCCTGAGGCCCTGGTCCAGGCCGGTCTGGTGCGCCCTGGCTACCCGGTCAAGGTGCTGGCCCACGGGGAGGCCAGCGCGGTGCGGGTGCACGCCCATAAGTTTTCCCAGGCAGCCATCGAGAAGCTGAAAGCAGCGGGCGGCGAGGCGGTTGTGCTCGAGGGGGCCTAG